One window of Candidatus Neomarinimicrobiota bacterium genomic DNA carries:
- a CDS encoding nicotinate-nucleotide adenylyltransferase: protein MKICLFGGTFDPPHIGHLLVAQTIFESENFDKLLFIPALNPPHKDTNKITAIDHRVNMLKLAIQNNPQFEISDIEVKRGGMSYSIDTIKHLKNENGAASDELFFLLGSDSLKSFHTWREPENILKECQVIVAVRPGFRPSDIPSWILSKIQFANLPRIEISATTIRERWQTNKTIRYMVTQPVWEYINEKNLYL from the coding sequence ATGAAAATTTGTTTATTCGGTGGAACATTTGATCCTCCGCATATAGGGCATTTGCTCGTAGCGCAAACTATTTTTGAATCTGAAAATTTTGATAAACTATTATTTATTCCAGCTCTCAATCCTCCTCACAAAGATACGAATAAGATTACTGCTATTGATCATCGCGTAAATATGCTGAAATTGGCGATTCAAAATAATCCACAGTTCGAAATATCTGATATAGAAGTCAAACGCGGCGGAATGTCCTATTCGATTGATACAATTAAACATCTGAAAAATGAGAATGGTGCTGCATCGGATGAGTTATTTTTTCTATTGGGCAGCGATTCACTTAAATCATTCCATACTTGGAGAGAACCAGAAAATATTTTAAAAGAATGTCAAGTAATTGTAGCAGTTCGTCCCGGCTTTCGTCCAAGTGATATTCCGTCGTGGATTCTAAGTAAAATTCAATTTGCAAATCTTCCTAGAATCGAAATTTCAGCAACCACAATTCGTGAACGATGGCAAACCAATAAAACCATCCGCTATATGGTTACTCAGCCTGTTTGGGAATACATTAATGAGAAAAACTTGTATCTCTAA